A genomic window from Zonotrichia leucophrys gambelii isolate GWCS_2022_RI chromosome 25, RI_Zleu_2.0, whole genome shotgun sequence includes:
- the MINDY1 gene encoding ubiquitin carboxyl-terminal hydrolase MINDY-1 isoform X1 produces the protein MEQEGTPEPPKEAAGGDGIPGAGDEIPNVGDTVPFVGGAIPNVGDGIPSVRDTIPGAGHGIPDVGDRIPGVGDTIPNAGDTIPNFRDGIPNVDDAIPNVGDTIPGAGNPQEGSGGPSRQLEGVSSPQGPPGGSPKEQQPLHEEGSPKEEGSPKEGGSPKEQLPQDKGSLKEEGSPQDRGSPQDRGSPPAEPPRAQPPGDFYFVKWILWKGQRTALVTQGENGPCPLLAIINILLLQWKVKLPPQTEVVTAEELMAHLGNCILATQPKDTSEGLQLNFQQNISDTMTVLPKLSTGLDVNVRFTGVSDFEYTPECIVFDLLNIPLYHGWLVDPQSPEQVQAVGKLSYNQLVEKIITCKHASDSRLVSEGLVAEQFLEATASQLTFHGLCELTARAREGELGVFFRNNHFSTMIKHKGHLYLLVTDQGFLQEEGVVWESLHSVDGDSCFCDTEFHLSHPPGKDGASAAPPDPRLQQRQVDQDFMVALSLQQAQDPSSVLSDLELARQLQQEEYQQHHPHPHPHPHRPAPPQLLPAQAERRRQRPDSDCTLL, from the exons atggagcaggaggggacccccgagccccccaaagAGGCTGCGGGTGGGGACGGAATTCCTGGTGCTGGGGATGAAATTCCAAATGTTGGGGACACAGTTCCTTTTGTTGGGGGTGCAATTCCCAATGttggggatggaattcccagtgtTAGGGACACAATTCCTGGTGCAGGGCATGGAATTCCCGATGTTG GTGACAGAATTCCCGGTGTTGGGGACACAATTCCCAATGCTGGGGACACAATTCCCAATTTtagggatggaattcccaatGTTGATGACGCAATTCCCAATGTTGGTGACACAATTCCCGGTGCAGGGAATCCCCAGGAAGGTTCTGGGGGTCCATCCAGGCAGCTGGAGGGGGTCTCCagcccccagggacccccggggGGCTCCCCCAAGgaacagcagcccctgcatgaGGAGGGGTCCCCAAAGGAGGAAGGGTCCCCGAAGGAAGGGGGGTCCCCCaaagagcagctcccacaggacAAGGGGTCCCTGAAGGAGGAGGGGTCTCCCCAGGACAGGGGGtccccccaggacagggggtCCCCGCCGGCCGAGCCCCCCCGGGCGCAGCCCCCCGGGGATTTTTACTTTGTCAAGTGGATCCTGTGGAAGGGGCAGCGCACGGCCCTGGTGACCCAGGGCGAGAACGGGCCCTGCCCGCTGCTGGCCATCATCAAcatcctcctcctgcagtgGAAG GTGAAGCTGCCCCCGCAGACAGAGGTGGTCACGGCCGAGGAGCTGATGGCACATTTGG GGAATTGCATCCTGGCCACCCAACCCAAGGACACCTcggaggggctgcagctgaacttccagcag AACATCAGTGACACCATGACAGTGCTGCCCAAGCTCTCCACGGGGCTGGACGTCAACGTGAGGTTCACGGGGGTCTCAGATTTCGAGTACACCCCCGAGTGCATCGTCTTCGACCTCCTCAACATCCCACTGTACCACGGCTGGCTGGTGGACCCCCAG AGCCCCGAGCAGGTGCAGGCCGTGGGCAAGCTCAGCTACAACCAGCTGGTGGAGAAGATCATCACCTGCAAGCACGCCAGCGACTCGCGCCTGGTGAGCGAAG ggctggtggcagagcaGTTCCTGGAGGCCACGGCGTCCCAGCTGACCTTCCACGGGCTGTGCGAGCTCACGGCGCGCGCCCGCGAGGGAGAGCTCGGCGTCTTCTTCCGCAACAACCACTTCAGCACCATGATCAAACACAAG GGCCACCTCTACCTGCTGGTGACCGACCAGGgcttcctgcaggaggagggggtgGTGTGGGAGAGCCTGCACAGCGTGGATGGCGACAGCTGCTTCTGTGACACCGAGTTCCACCTCAGCCACCCCCCGGGCAAGGACGGGGCCAGCGCGGCCCCCCCGGACCCCCGGCTGCAGCAGAGACAAGTGGACCAG gATTTCATGGTGgccctgtcactgcagcaggcacaggaccCCTCCTCGGTGCTCAGCGACCTGGAGCTGgcgcggcagctgcagcaggaggagtaccagcagcaccatcctcatcctcaccctcatcctcatcgccctgctcctcctcagctgctcccagcgcAG gcgGAGCGGCGGCGCCAGAGGCCGGATTCGGACTGCACCCTCCTCTAG
- the MINDY1 gene encoding ubiquitin carboxyl-terminal hydrolase MINDY-1 isoform X2 — protein MEQEGTPEPPKEAAGGDGIPGAGDEIPNVGDTVPFVGGAIPNVGDGIPSVRDTIPGAGHGIPDVGDRIPGVGDTIPNAGDTIPNFRDGIPNVDDAIPNVGDTIPGAGNPQEGSGGPSRQLEGVSSPQGPPGGSPKEQQPLHEEGSPKEEGSPKEGGSPKEQLPQDKGSLKEEGSPQDRGSPQDRGSPPAEPPRAQPPGDFYFVKWILWKGQRTALVTQGENGPCPLLAIINILLLQWKVKLPPQTEVVTAEELMAHLGNCILATQPKDTSEGLQLNFQQNISDTMTVLPKLSTGLDVNVRFTGVSDFEYTPECIVFDLLNIPLYHGWLVDPQSPEQVQAVGKLSYNQLVEKIITCKHASDSRLVSEGLVAEQFLEATASQLTFHGLCELTARAREGELGVFFRNNHFSTMIKHKEEGVVWESLHSVDGDSCFCDTEFHLSHPPGKDGASAAPPDPRLQQRQVDQDFMVALSLQQAQDPSSVLSDLELARQLQQEEYQQHHPHPHPHPHRPAPPQLLPAQAERRRQRPDSDCTLL, from the exons atggagcaggaggggacccccgagccccccaaagAGGCTGCGGGTGGGGACGGAATTCCTGGTGCTGGGGATGAAATTCCAAATGTTGGGGACACAGTTCCTTTTGTTGGGGGTGCAATTCCCAATGttggggatggaattcccagtgtTAGGGACACAATTCCTGGTGCAGGGCATGGAATTCCCGATGTTG GTGACAGAATTCCCGGTGTTGGGGACACAATTCCCAATGCTGGGGACACAATTCCCAATTTtagggatggaattcccaatGTTGATGACGCAATTCCCAATGTTGGTGACACAATTCCCGGTGCAGGGAATCCCCAGGAAGGTTCTGGGGGTCCATCCAGGCAGCTGGAGGGGGTCTCCagcccccagggacccccggggGGCTCCCCCAAGgaacagcagcccctgcatgaGGAGGGGTCCCCAAAGGAGGAAGGGTCCCCGAAGGAAGGGGGGTCCCCCaaagagcagctcccacaggacAAGGGGTCCCTGAAGGAGGAGGGGTCTCCCCAGGACAGGGGGtccccccaggacagggggtCCCCGCCGGCCGAGCCCCCCCGGGCGCAGCCCCCCGGGGATTTTTACTTTGTCAAGTGGATCCTGTGGAAGGGGCAGCGCACGGCCCTGGTGACCCAGGGCGAGAACGGGCCCTGCCCGCTGCTGGCCATCATCAAcatcctcctcctgcagtgGAAG GTGAAGCTGCCCCCGCAGACAGAGGTGGTCACGGCCGAGGAGCTGATGGCACATTTGG GGAATTGCATCCTGGCCACCCAACCCAAGGACACCTcggaggggctgcagctgaacttccagcag AACATCAGTGACACCATGACAGTGCTGCCCAAGCTCTCCACGGGGCTGGACGTCAACGTGAGGTTCACGGGGGTCTCAGATTTCGAGTACACCCCCGAGTGCATCGTCTTCGACCTCCTCAACATCCCACTGTACCACGGCTGGCTGGTGGACCCCCAG AGCCCCGAGCAGGTGCAGGCCGTGGGCAAGCTCAGCTACAACCAGCTGGTGGAGAAGATCATCACCTGCAAGCACGCCAGCGACTCGCGCCTGGTGAGCGAAG ggctggtggcagagcaGTTCCTGGAGGCCACGGCGTCCCAGCTGACCTTCCACGGGCTGTGCGAGCTCACGGCGCGCGCCCGCGAGGGAGAGCTCGGCGTCTTCTTCCGCAACAACCACTTCAGCACCATGATCAAACACAAG gaggagggggtgGTGTGGGAGAGCCTGCACAGCGTGGATGGCGACAGCTGCTTCTGTGACACCGAGTTCCACCTCAGCCACCCCCCGGGCAAGGACGGGGCCAGCGCGGCCCCCCCGGACCCCCGGCTGCAGCAGAGACAAGTGGACCAG gATTTCATGGTGgccctgtcactgcagcaggcacaggaccCCTCCTCGGTGCTCAGCGACCTGGAGCTGgcgcggcagctgcagcaggaggagtaccagcagcaccatcctcatcctcaccctcatcctcatcgccctgctcctcctcagctgctcccagcgcAG gcgGAGCGGCGGCGCCAGAGGCCGGATTCGGACTGCACCCTCCTCTAG
- the PRUNE1 gene encoding exopolyphosphatase PRUNE1 codes for MERFVLGNRAALQDHIQQHQEVHVVMGNEACDLDSAVSALALAYFLAQTTPAPKAAFVPVLNIPRADFALRTETTFLLRERGIPATSLVFRDEIDLGGLHHAGLLSLTLVDHHVLPGADAALEEAVVEVLDHRPLERARGPPCQVTVEPVGSCATLVTERILQGPPGVLDRTTAALLHGTILLDCINLSPAAGKVTPRDVACVSLLEERFPELPARDAVFGALQAAKFDVTGLTTEQMLRKDLKVLSNDEAVVGISGVFEDLETFLLRPGLLQDLEAFCQARGYAGLVAMTVSFNQHHEPTRKLAVYSAQEPLRSTLCRALEEATTPSLLLRPLPSPWPSVAAYAQGNAVATRKKVLPILRAALGGLGAAGGPEEEVVPPPTPMNSLVEECPLAQAVPPLCPQDVLERVSRIAAGQPPGSPK; via the exons ATGGAGCGCTTCGTGCTGGGGAACCGGGCGGCTCTGCAG gatcacatccagcagcaccaggaggtcCACGTGGTGATGGGCAACGAGGCCTGTGACCTGGACTCCGCCGTCTCCGCGCTGGCCCTGGCCTATTTCCTCGCCCAG ACCACCCCGGCTCCCAAAGCCGCCTTCGTGCCCGTGCTGAACATCCCCCGCGCCGACTTCGCGCTGCGGACGGAGACGACGTTCCTGCTGCGGGAGCGGGGCATCCCGGCCACCTCGCTGGTCTTTAGGGATGAGATCGACCTGGGCGGGCTGCACCACgctgggctgctctccctgACTCTGGTGGATCACCATGTCCTGCCTGG tgctgacGCTGCCCTGGAGGAGGCCGTGGTGGAGGTCCTGGATCACCGCCCGCTGGAGCGGGCCCGAGGCCCCCCGTGCCAGGTGACAGTGGAGCCCGTGGgctcctgtgccaccctggtGACCGAGAGGATCCTGCAGGGCCCCCCGGGCGTGCTGGACAGAACCACGGCCGCGCTGCTGCACg GCACCATCCTGCTGGACTGCATCAAcctgagcccagctgcaggcaaggTGACCCCCAGGGACGTGGCCTGCGTGtccctgctggaggagaggTTCCCGGAGCTGCCGGCCCGTGACGCCGTGTTCGGAGCGCTGCAGGCGGCCAAGTTTGATGTCACAG GGCTGACAACAGAGCAGATGCTGCGGAAGGACCTCAAAGTCCTCTCCAATGATGAGGCTGTCGTTGGCATCAGCGGCGTCTTCGAGGACTTGGAA aCCTTCCTGCTGCGGCCTGGCTTGCTGCAGGACCTGGAGGCTTTCTGCCAGGCCCGTGGCTACGCCGGGCTGGTGGCCATGACCGTGTCCTTTAACCAACACCACGAGCCCACCCGAAAACTCGCCGTGTACAGCGCACAGGAGCCCCTGCGCAGCACG ctgtgcagggctctggagGAGGCGACAACGCCgtcgctgctgctgcggccgctgcccagcccctggcccagcGTGGCCGCCTACGCCCAGGGCAACGCCGTGGCCACTCGTAAGAAGGTGCTGCCCATcctcagggcagctctggggggtctgggggctgcagggggccCCGAGGAGGAGGTGGTGCCCCCGCCCACCCCCATGAACAGCCTGGTGGAGGAGTGTCCCCTGGCCCAGGCCGTGCCCCCGCTGTGCCCGCAGGATGTCCTGGAGCGGGTCAGCCGCATCGCCGCGGGGCAGCCCCCGGGCTCCCCCAAATAA